From the genome of Homalodisca vitripennis isolate AUS2020 chromosome 8, UT_GWSS_2.1, whole genome shotgun sequence, one region includes:
- the LOC124367645 gene encoding putative inorganic phosphate cotransporter, giving the protein MSFISSSVTGAVVLLTTSVSLGAGIYMGYLATALDLSPNFSGVLMGIVNCLGNISSFLAPMVTGFIVKDEASRDEWMIAFYISAGIFFVGNLIFIVFGSSDVQPWNNPLHVKT; this is encoded by the exons ATGTCGTTCATCTCTAGCAGTGTCACTGGAGCTGTAGTTCTTCTCACCACATCGGTGTCCCTAGGAGCTGGCATCTATATGGGGTACCTGGCAACCGCCCTTGATCTTTCCCCAAACTTCTCAGGTGTTCTTATGGGAATCGTCAACTGTCTGGGCAACATTTCATCTTTCCTCGCTCCGATGGTTACCGGTTTCATAGTCAAAGACGAG gcCAGTAGAGACGAGTGGATGATTGCTTTTTACATCTCCGCAGGTATATTCTTCGTGGGAAACTTGATCTTTATAGTATTCGGATCTTCTGATGTTCAGCCCTGGAACAATCCTCTTCATGTAAAAACATAA